In the Perca flavescens isolate YP-PL-M2 chromosome 20, PFLA_1.0, whole genome shotgun sequence genome, one interval contains:
- the kiz gene encoding centrosomal protein kizuna isoform X2 translates to MDEENVCSLATYSHHVLSVFITRVFWEAVLMVTNVNSSPSCSLPRLGSAVAPKRMKMASMARSEDQYYEKITSIQQNMHKREKRRLQLEKELFAYSRSDNRISQIKCSKLRSYLKEICDREARAKMRNLELLRDVECIEIRMKEYSPDHGPLQQQKADFFKKISRFMEEKKNVDKELGTAKVETVYRRHWDSSLSHPARDFTQPPVVIFMDYQTSRGSDAEAGTTSVHSHQALHRSPNRSMHSRERLPSGLLKDFRVGGEDAASNRAHLSDDISGSNDSPDGCNLSDKHERTMAVHPSVRALTGAAGNVPFGSDDEQEPLPLVTLTGPEKNLSPSSSRLIKNSPAEHTDSREVAHQPPIMEDGERGHSHFMPQTTLEKEAQDIPGRCESVSTPSSDVQLSESSASDLSISLTQSELEEDLPEGVAPERNGTSGGSDDHNQHSPESSLHSDGSKNTPQLNCESLAPAPAPVAVQSLSQEGLFNLLDNIEGRLHGEQTIVYGDSAIDGRQLNRIISLCNGGAGLNDEDLEACGAVILHELQRLSWSTAKGCLLPQDLVRAHQSSTEPNEISTSLPPDAARLWDRWFKHALLLKERRVLSTERLVQLFTPQLLERHAAYSHQNYKVLKRTARTKALWKVFLLERQKHISYLNNQPCRKG, encoded by the exons ATGGATGAGGAGAACGTCTGTAGCCTAGCTACATACTCGCACCACGTGCTCTCTGTGTTTATCACCAGGGTATTCTGGGAAGCGGTGCTCATGGTAACCAATGTAAACAGCAGCCCTTCTTGTTCTCTTCCTCGTCTCGGCTCTGCAGTAGCGCCAAAGCGGATGAAAATGGCAAGCATGGCTCGCAGCGAGGACCAGTATTATGAAAAGATAACATCGATTCAACAAAACATGCATAAAAG ggagaAACGGAGGCTGCAGCTGGAAAAGGAACTGTTTGCTTACTCCAGATCTGATAATAGAAT CTCACAGATAAAGTGTTCCAAACTGCGCAGTTATCTCAAGGAAATCTGTGACAGGGAAGCACGAGCAAAAATGAGAAACCTTGAGCTTCTGAGAGATGTGGAGTGCATAGAAATTAGGATGAAGGAATATAGTCCTGACCATGGCCCCCTGCAACAACAAAAG GCTGACTTTTTCAAAAAGATTTCTAGATTTATGGAAGAAAAGAAGAATGTAGACAAGGAGCTCGGCACAGCAAAG GTTGAAACTGTGTATAGACGGCACTGGGACAGCTCCCTCTCTCACCCAGCTAGGGATTTTACACAACCACCAGTGGTAATTTTTATGGACTACCAGACCTCCAGAGGGTCTGACGCTGAAGCTGGCACCACAAGTGTACACTCACACCAAGCATTGCATCGTTCACCCAATCGCAGCATGCACTCCCGCGAACGTCTACCAAGTGGCCTTTTGAAGGACTTCAGAGTTGGCGGAGAGGATGCTGCCAGCAACCGAGCACATTTATCAGATGACATTTCAGGCTCAAACGATTCCCCTGACGGCTGTAATTTGAGTGACAAACATGAAAGAACGATGGCAGTGCACCCATCTGTTCGTGCCTTAACAGGCGCAGCTGGCAATGTGCCTTTTGGAAGTGATGATGAACAAGAACCTTTACCTCTGGTGACCTTGACGGGGCCTGAGAAGAATCTGTCTCCCAGCAGCAGTAGACTCATAAAGAATTCCCCTGCAGAACACACTGACTCCCGAGAGGTGGCTCATCAGCCACCCATAAtggaagatggagagagaggtcACAGTCATTTCATGCCTCAAACCACTTTGGAAAAAGAAGCTCAAGATATTCCAG GTAGATGTGAGAGTGTCAGCACACCAAGCTCTGATGTGCAGTTGTCGGAGAGCAGTGCTAGTGATCTGTCCATTTCCCTGACACAGTCTGAGCTGGAAGAGGATCTACCAGAGGGTGTGGCACCTGAGAGGAATGGCACTTCTGGAGGGAGTGATGATCACAATCAGCACAGTCCTGAATCATCCCTCCACTCTGATGGGTCCAAGAACACACCACAGTTAAACTGTGAATCCTtagctccagctccagctccagtGGCCGTGCAAAG tctctccCAGGAAGGACTCTTTAATCTGCTGGACAACATCGAAGGACGACTTCATGGTGAACAGACCATTGTGTACGGGGATTCTGCAATTGATGGAAGACAACTCAATAGAATTATCAG CCTTTGTAACGGTGGAGCGGGCTTGAATGACGAGGACCTTGAAGCATGTGGAGCAGTCATCCTTCATGAGCTTCAGAGGTTGTCATGGAGCACAGCAAAGGGCTGCCTGCTACCACAGGATCTAGTGAGAGCTCACCAGTCCAGCACTGAGCCTAATGAAATAAG CACCAGCCTCCCTCCTGATGCTGCTCGGCTGTGGGATCGCTGGTTCAAGCACGCCCTTCTGCTGAAGGAGCGCCGTGTCCTCAGCACTGAGCGCTTGGTCCAGCTGTTTACGCCGCAGCTGCTGGAGCGCCATGCCGCCTACAGCCACCAG AACTACAAAGTACTGAAGAGGACAGCCAGGACGAAAGCCCTGTGGAAAGTGTTCCTATTAGAG agacAAAAGCATATCAGTTACTTAAACAATCAGCCATGCAGGAAAGGCTAG
- the kiz gene encoding centrosomal protein kizuna isoform X1 codes for MDEENVCSLATYSHHVLSVFITRVFWEAVLMVTNVNSSPSCSLPRLGSAVAPKRMKMASMARSEDQYYEKITSIQQNMHKREKRRLQLEKELFAYSRSDNRISQIKCSKLRSYLKEICDREARAKMRNLELLRDVECIEIRMKEYSPDHGPLQQQKADFFKKISRFMEEKKNVDKELGTAKVETVYRRHWDSSLSHPARDFTQPPVVIFMDYQTSRGSDAEAGTTSVHSHQALHRSPNRSMHSRERLPSGLLKDFRVGGEDAASNRAHLSDDISGSNDSPDGCNLSDKHERTMAVHPSVRALTGAAGNVPFGSDDEQEPLPLVTLTGPEKNLSPSSSRLIKNSPAEHTDSREVAHQPPIMEDGERGHSHFMPQTTLEKEAQDIPGRCESVSTPSSDVQLSESSASDLSISLTQSELEEDLPEGVAPERNGTSGGSDDHNQHSPESSLHSDGSKNTPQLNCESLAPAPAPVAVQSLSQEGLFNLLDNIEGRLHGEQTIVYGDSAIDGRQLNRIISLCNGGAGLNDEDLEACGAVILHELQRLSWSTAKGCLLPQDLVRAHQSSTEPNEISTSLPPDAARLWDRWFKHALLLKERRVLSTERLVQLFTPQLLERHAAYSHQAKVLLRTLVSRSSEECPSAEDESDLSSSCGPPPLLADSDVKPARPVRKQQIQELQSTEEDSQDESPVESVPIRETKAYQLLKQSAMQERLGSSEEEEGEDDGLSGINHGHEEDLGRAKRSSHQDPYLRKEMTNSKAHSILQSKALWGESDDSYSEIEAALRPQRFNANNGDIDDFCD; via the exons ATGGATGAGGAGAACGTCTGTAGCCTAGCTACATACTCGCACCACGTGCTCTCTGTGTTTATCACCAGGGTATTCTGGGAAGCGGTGCTCATGGTAACCAATGTAAACAGCAGCCCTTCTTGTTCTCTTCCTCGTCTCGGCTCTGCAGTAGCGCCAAAGCGGATGAAAATGGCAAGCATGGCTCGCAGCGAGGACCAGTATTATGAAAAGATAACATCGATTCAACAAAACATGCATAAAAG ggagaAACGGAGGCTGCAGCTGGAAAAGGAACTGTTTGCTTACTCCAGATCTGATAATAGAAT CTCACAGATAAAGTGTTCCAAACTGCGCAGTTATCTCAAGGAAATCTGTGACAGGGAAGCACGAGCAAAAATGAGAAACCTTGAGCTTCTGAGAGATGTGGAGTGCATAGAAATTAGGATGAAGGAATATAGTCCTGACCATGGCCCCCTGCAACAACAAAAG GCTGACTTTTTCAAAAAGATTTCTAGATTTATGGAAGAAAAGAAGAATGTAGACAAGGAGCTCGGCACAGCAAAG GTTGAAACTGTGTATAGACGGCACTGGGACAGCTCCCTCTCTCACCCAGCTAGGGATTTTACACAACCACCAGTGGTAATTTTTATGGACTACCAGACCTCCAGAGGGTCTGACGCTGAAGCTGGCACCACAAGTGTACACTCACACCAAGCATTGCATCGTTCACCCAATCGCAGCATGCACTCCCGCGAACGTCTACCAAGTGGCCTTTTGAAGGACTTCAGAGTTGGCGGAGAGGATGCTGCCAGCAACCGAGCACATTTATCAGATGACATTTCAGGCTCAAACGATTCCCCTGACGGCTGTAATTTGAGTGACAAACATGAAAGAACGATGGCAGTGCACCCATCTGTTCGTGCCTTAACAGGCGCAGCTGGCAATGTGCCTTTTGGAAGTGATGATGAACAAGAACCTTTACCTCTGGTGACCTTGACGGGGCCTGAGAAGAATCTGTCTCCCAGCAGCAGTAGACTCATAAAGAATTCCCCTGCAGAACACACTGACTCCCGAGAGGTGGCTCATCAGCCACCCATAAtggaagatggagagagaggtcACAGTCATTTCATGCCTCAAACCACTTTGGAAAAAGAAGCTCAAGATATTCCAG GTAGATGTGAGAGTGTCAGCACACCAAGCTCTGATGTGCAGTTGTCGGAGAGCAGTGCTAGTGATCTGTCCATTTCCCTGACACAGTCTGAGCTGGAAGAGGATCTACCAGAGGGTGTGGCACCTGAGAGGAATGGCACTTCTGGAGGGAGTGATGATCACAATCAGCACAGTCCTGAATCATCCCTCCACTCTGATGGGTCCAAGAACACACCACAGTTAAACTGTGAATCCTtagctccagctccagctccagtGGCCGTGCAAAG tctctccCAGGAAGGACTCTTTAATCTGCTGGACAACATCGAAGGACGACTTCATGGTGAACAGACCATTGTGTACGGGGATTCTGCAATTGATGGAAGACAACTCAATAGAATTATCAG CCTTTGTAACGGTGGAGCGGGCTTGAATGACGAGGACCTTGAAGCATGTGGAGCAGTCATCCTTCATGAGCTTCAGAGGTTGTCATGGAGCACAGCAAAGGGCTGCCTGCTACCACAGGATCTAGTGAGAGCTCACCAGTCCAGCACTGAGCCTAATGAAATAAG CACCAGCCTCCCTCCTGATGCTGCTCGGCTGTGGGATCGCTGGTTCAAGCACGCCCTTCTGCTGAAGGAGCGCCGTGTCCTCAGCACTGAGCGCTTGGTCCAGCTGTTTACGCCGCAGCTGCTGGAGCGCCATGCCGCCTACAGCCACCAG GCCAAAGTGCTGCTGAGGACACTTGTGTCCCGGTCCAGTGAGGAGTGCCCCTCAGCAGAGGACGAGAGTGACTTGTCTTCTTCATGtggtcctcctcctctcctggcTGACAGTGATGTGAAGCCCGCCAGGCCGGTCCGGAAGCAACAGATCCAAG AACTACAAAGTACTGAAGAGGACAGCCAGGACGAAAGCCCTGTGGAAAGTGTTCCTATTAGAG agacAAAAGCATATCAGTTACTTAAACAATCAGCCATGCAGGAAAGGCTAGGGAGttctgaagaggaggagggggaggacgATGGCCTCTCAG GAATAAATCATGGCCATGAAGAGGACCTGGGGAGGGCCAAACGCTCCTCACATCAAGACCCTTACCTTCG